Proteins encoded within one genomic window of Gammaproteobacteria bacterium:
- a CDS encoding cyclic nucleotide-binding domain-containing protein, with protein sequence MRPNKLAAQCGGKNSKSPRVTSPLPEIVRKCLSPSSCQAGDAVGGSLHKLLEHPEFREGDFWSRRHLKANQTVFTEGEDSRDVYLILDGTVRVVGNVDLDAERTVHPGFSDLGAGQVFGELPLFDHEPRSATVVALTDSELAVMAGERLLVFLDDHPELGYPIFKELIYTLVGRLRQANRRVFSLFAWGLRKRGIDQHM encoded by the coding sequence ATACGGCCGAATAAATTAGCGGCGCAGTGCGGCGGCAAGAATAGCAAATCCCCAAGGGTAACGTCACCGCTGCCGGAAATTGTGAGAAAATGCTTAAGTCCATCCTCATGTCAGGCAGGTGACGCCGTGGGCGGGTCGCTTCATAAATTGCTGGAACATCCGGAATTCAGGGAGGGCGACTTTTGGTCCCGCCGGCATTTGAAGGCCAATCAGACCGTGTTCACCGAAGGCGAGGACTCGCGGGATGTCTACCTCATCCTGGACGGCACCGTGCGGGTGGTGGGCAATGTGGACCTGGACGCGGAGCGCACGGTGCATCCCGGCTTCAGTGACCTGGGTGCCGGCCAGGTGTTCGGCGAACTGCCCTTGTTTGACCACGAACCGCGCTCGGCCACGGTGGTGGCCCTGACAGACAGTGAGCTGGCGGTGATGGCGGGAGAGCGCCTGTTGGTGTTTTTGGACGATCACCCCGAACTGGGGTATCCCATATTCAAAGAATTGATTTATACCTTGGTGGGGCGTTTGCGTCAGGCCAACCGGCGGGTGTTTTCCCTGTTTGCCTGGGGGCTCAGAAAACGTGGTATCGACCAGCACATGTGA